GCAGCAGCAGCAGGGCGGCCAGGCTGAGGGCACACAGCAGGCCAGACAGGCGGGAGTGGGAGGGCAGGGTGGGCGGACGCATGGCTGGTTCGCTGGGCATGGGCCGGGTGGAGGGTTAGCGGGAGATCCAGACTGTGGCCGGGGGCGCGGTCTGGATGAGATCGCTGGACACGGAGCCGAAGAACAGTTTGCGCAGGGCGCCGCCGCCGGCGCCGGTGCGGCCCATGGCGATGACGGCGTAGCCGCCGGCCTGCAGTTCCGCGCGCAGGGCCCGGGCGGGGGAATCGCCTTGCAGTCGCTTGTCGTGAATCATGTGCGCCGGCACGCCGTGTTGCTCCAGAATTTCCCTGCACCGTGCGAAGAGGGTTTCCACCTCCGGGCGCTGGCCGTTTTCCACGCAGCACAGGGTGATGGGATGCTCGTGATGGCCGGCAAGCACAAAGCCGGCATGGTCCACGATGCGCAAGGACTGCTCGGAACCGTCCACGCAGCACAGCACGCCCGTGCGCGAGGCCTCGGGCATGCGGCACAGCCACAGGGGAAAGGAAATGCGTTCCTCCAGGATCTCGTGGCTGATGGAGGACCCCATGAAGGCCTCGAAGCTGGTGATGCCCCGGCGGCCGAGCACCACGGCGTCGTAACGGCCGCGGCTGGCCTCGTCCACAATCTCCATGGCTCTGGACTGGCGCTGGGTCATGGTCTTGATGTGCAGATGCTCCGCGGGCCAGCCCATATGGTGGAGCTTGTCCCGGGCGGCCTCCAGGGCGGCGGTGCCCTTGGCCAGTTCCCGGGCATCGGGCTTGATCATGGCCGTGGGGCTGTCGTGGTCGCGTGGGGCCACATAGAACAGCGTGCACTCCAGGCCGTCCTTGCGATGAAAGAAATGCCCAAGAAAGCGGATGGCGTGCATGGCCTGGGGATCGTCGCTGACGGTGACGAGAAAGTGCCGGTTCATGGCAAACACTCCATGCGGTGCGAGGGATGCATCTGTTCTGCCATGAGATATGTACGGTTTTTGCCAGCGTGGGGCAAGGGGCATGATATAAAGTCATGGCTTGTCAACGCCGGCGGTTCCTTTTACACCGGCAGGGGAAGAACCGTCCCTGGCAAGACACCCGTGCGCCGAGGAGCCGACTGCGTGGAAGGACGCTGTTCCAAATTGCATACCCTGGTGGATGCTGAAGACCCCGCGGCGGTGCTTGCGGAAGTGCAGCTGCTGCTGGACGCCATGGCCATGCCCGAGATGCTGCCCCAGACGGCGCAGATCTACCGGGATGTTGTCCGCCTGTTTCACGGCGAATATCCGGGCTATCGGGCCAGCAACACCAAATATCACAACCTGGAGCACACCTCGGCGGTGCTGTTGGCAGCCATCCGGCTGGCCCATGGCGCACAGGCCGAGGGCCTGGCCCTTTCCGCCCGCGGCGTGGGGCTGCTCATGACCTGCGCCCTGTTTCACGATGCCGGACTCATCCAGACCGAGGACGACACTGAAGGCACCGGCGCCAAATACACCGTGGGGCACGAGGCCCGCTCCATCCGCATGCTGGCAGAGTATGCCGCCGCCCACAACCTGCCCGAGGAGGATGCCCGGGACGGCGCGCACATCATCGCCTGCACCATCATGGACAAGGCCGTGGCCGAGATTCCCTTCCGCACCGAGGAACTGGCCGCCCTGGGCCGCATGCTCGGCGTGGCCGACCTCTACGCCCAGATGGCCGACCGCGCCTACCTGGAAAAACTCTTCCTTCTTTATCGAGAGTTTGAGGAGGCCGGTGTGGCCGGCTTCGATTCCGAACTCATGCTGCTGGAAAAAACCGAGGGCTTCTACGAAAACATCGTCAAGCGCAGGCTCGCCGAGGAACTGGGCAGCATGCACCGCCTCATGCGCAGCCATTTCCGCGTGCGCCACGGGCTGGATGCGGATCCCTACGAGGAGGCCATCCGCAAAAACATCGAGTACCTCAAGCTGGTCCTTGAGGAAACGCGCCGCATTTACCGCGAACGGTTTCGCCGCGGTGGCATCATCTGGTGAGGCCATTTCCTCCGGCGCCATGCCGTGGTATGGGGTCGGGAATGTCAAAGGGGGAACACATGCCCACCGTTGAGCCGGATGCCCCGGAGTCTACCGCGCGGCAACACGAGCACGTCCGCATGGCCCTGGCCGGGGCTTTGACGTTCGCCCTGGCCGGGTCGCCCTGCCGGGTGCTGGCCAGCCCTTGCGTCGGCCCCAGTGTCATCCTGGCCAACGATGCCGTATGCACCCTGCTGGACGCCTCTGAACATGGCGGCGTGCAGCCGGATCTGGCCGTCATCTGCGAACACGAGCCCAGGCTGCCGGTGCTGGTGGTGGAGGTGCAGACGCCAGATACCCTGCTGCGGGACACCACCCGCCGGCTGGCCCTGTACGAGGCCCTGAAGGTTCGGGAATACTGGATCGTGGACGTCATGGGACAGCTGGTGCACGGCTTTGCGCTGAACCACGAGGAAAAATACAAGCTGTTCCAGAGCGCCGCCCCGGGCGAGACCATGGAATCCAAGATCCTGCCGCACGTGTCGCTGCCGGCCTGGGAAGGCTGGCTGACCAAGCCGAATTGCTGACCCCACGCGTGTTAGCGCATGTTACTTTTGCAAAAGGACATTGCGAGAGGGGAGAACCTTTTTGCAAAAGGTTNAGAAAGGGGTTCCCCCAGGAGCTCTTTTCAAAAACAACGTGCTCTAAAGAACGGTTTCTCCTCTCGCAACGTCCTTTTTCATGCATCGCCCAGGGCGGCCAGGGCCTGACCGGCCAGGGTCCCCACGGTGGTCTGAACGATCTCGCCGTCGTGATACCAGGTGACCGGAACAGGGCTGGACGCCAGCGCCGTCAGCGCAGGCCGGGCCTCCTGCCAACGCAGGCACCCCAGGCCCCAGGCAGCCAGGCCGGGGATTTCGGGATCTTCGCAGTCCTGCAGGGCCGCCATCAGGGGCCGGCCGGCGCGGGCCATGAGGTCCGGCCGGGCGCAGCACAGGCGGGAAACGCCCCACACCGCCCCGCGACGCAGCAGGGGCAAATCCAGCCACAGGCCGTGGTGGATGGTGTTATCGATGTAGGAAATAAGGATGTTGTGATATTCCTCGGCCAGCCAGGGATGCTGGGCCAGGCACTCGGCCATGGCCTCGGGCGCGCCCCAGGCCACGTTGCCGCTTTCCTCGTTCAGATTCCACATGAGCCGGCGCAGGATGTCGCGGCCGGCCTCCACCTTGCCGGAGACGCCGCCCGAGGCCTCGCCCTTGCGGGGCGTGCCGCACAGCACGGCCACGGCCATGCCCACCGCGGTGGCCGCCCGCCAGCGGACCACGCCATCCAGCAGCAGGAACGAAAAGAGCGACCCCAACACCGCGGCTGGCGCCAGCCGCTCCCCTTCGGGAGCAGCCGAGGCGTCCAGCCGGGCGTGCAGCCGCTCGAACCAGTCGTCCTGCTGCAGGAGCGTTTTCAGCTCGGCCTTGAGGCGACGGCCGGCCATGGATTACGCCGGCTGCGCCTGACTGCGGTAGGGAGCCACTTCTTCCAGCAGCTCGGGGCGGACATCATAGCCGGTGGCTACGGCTTTATCGATGCATTCCAGCGCGTTGGCGTGCTCGCCGCGTTCCAGCAACACCAGGGCCAGATTGTTCCAGGCCGGGCCGAACATGGGTTCCTTGTCCAGGGCCTGACGCAGGACCTTTTCCGCGCGTTCCAGGTCGCCTTCCATCATGTAGGCATTGCCCAGGGTGGCCAGGGCCTGGATGAAGTTCGGGTCCAGCTTCACGGCGCGTTCCAGGGCCCGGGCGGCCTTGGAGGGTTCGCCCATCTGCATGTACACAAAGCCGATGTTGCCTTGGGGCGTGGCAAACATGGGCCGGCCTTCGGCAGCCATTTTGTTGTAGTTGAGGCAGCCTTCCAGGTCGCCGCTTTGCAACGCCAGACCGCCCAGCTGGACGTAGGCTTCCACCAGGGTGGGGGAATGGGTCACGGCGTCGCGAAACGCGCGTTCGGCTTCCAGAAAGTCCCCGCGGGAGAGCAGGGCCACGCCCAGGTTGTAATGCGTCACCCCGCACTGGGGGTTGGCGCTCAGGCGGTTTTTCTGCTCGGCGATGTAGCCTTCGAGGGCCTTGGAATCAGTCGTCATAGGTCTTGCCTTCCTTGTCCAGGAGCGCCTGGTACCAGTGGGAGTAGTAGAACATGCCCAGGTAGCGCGGATCGCGCCGCAGGAGGCCCACGGCCATTTCCAGCGCGCCGGAGGCGTACTGCTCGCCATAGGTTTCATGGTCCTGCCGGGAGCGCAGGAACGCGGTGGCCAGCTCCTGGGGGGTGCGGTTGGTGATGTCCTTGCGGATGTCGATGGGATCCTTGGGGATCTGGAAAGGGTCCCACTTGTCGAAGCCGATCTTGTCGATCCACTTGCGCCGGCGCGGGCTCATCTTGTCATAGATGGCCTGCTTCTGCTCAAGCTCTTCTTCCGGAGAAAGCCGGACCACTTCAGCCTTGGCCATCTGCTTCCTCCTTGTCCTGCCTGAGGGGAGCGGCGCCGAAGGCGTCGGCCGCGGCAGCGCCACGCTGGCTGGAACCAAGGGTCCAGGTAAAGGAGTCGCCGCTGTCGCCGCAGCCTTTCTCCTTGAGCCCCAGGTATTCGCGGTCATAGGTGTTCATGAGCACCATGGACACGGGCGCCAGCATCTCGGCCAGGCGCATATGCTTGGTGTGCATGGCGTCCACCATCTCCTGACTGAGCATCAGCAGGCGATTCTGCAGGCGGTCCATATTGATGGTGGGATAGCTGCCACCCTTCTGGAAACCGGACTTGCCGCAGCTGGACGCCTCGCCGGCAATGGCCACGGGCGCACCGTATATCCGGCAGGTGACGGGGCGGAAGGCGTACAGATCGCACCGGTCTTCCTCGTTGAGCAGCGGACAGCGGATGCGCTGGCGGGCCACTTCGTTCAGAATCTCCACCGCCGGAACACCGTCTTCCGAGGCCTTGAAAATTTTGCGCTTGAAGAGATGGTTTTCCCGGTCCGCCTTGTCGGCGCGGGTCAGGATTTTGGCTCGGGGGGCGCCCTGATACAGGCGGTTGAATTGGAAATTCAGGTAGATCGCCTCAATAAGGGTCAGATCGAACAGTGCATGGCAGCAGTCCGAACATCCTTCGGCGCACTGCACGGCCTGGGGTTCACGCGCCGCCACGGCCCGGAATGCGGCGTCCGCCTCTGCCACCAGTGCTTCGTATTTTGCGAAAAACGGCGTGAAATCCATCAATATGACCCTGTTCCTTATGGTTCCTCGATGACGATGGCCCCGGACTCGCACACCTCCACGCAGGATTCGCAGCCCAGGCACTCTTCCGGATGCACGGCCACGGCGTGGTCGTCCTGCAGCACAAAGACGCCCACCGGGCACACGTCGGCACAGTCGCCGTCGCCCACGCATTTGTCCAGATCAACAAGCACACGATAGCCCATGGGCACGCTCCGTCTCCATGCTTGGCGGGGTTGGGCGGATTTTGACCAGGAATGATGTACCTAGTCACTGGAGCAGGACCTGTCAAGGCAGCGCAACACGATGATATTTAATCATAATTCCGAAAGCCCACCCAGCACGGGGCAGAACTGTTTGCCTTCGGCCGGCATCTGGACTAGGAAAGTACCCCAACAGCAACGGGTATCCTCCGGGGTGCGGTCTGCGCCGCAGCCGGCTCCAGCCCGTTGCCTGCGGGAGGAACCACCGTGCCGAACGCCTCAGATTCGCTCGCTGCGCCCACATGCACAGACGCGCGCGATCCGCACCTTGCGGCGCATCTGCACGCCCTGGAGCGGTTCCGCTCCCTGCTGGATCAGGTGCAGGACGCCATCTTTCTGCTGGAGCCCACGGCCCTGGCTATCATCGACTGCAACAACTCCGCAGCCGCCATGACCGGCCGCAGCCGCCATGCGCTGCTGGGCGCCCGCCTGGGCGAACTCATGGAGCCGGACGAAGGCGGGCTGCTGCTGGCCATGCCCCGGGAAGAGATTGCCACCGTGTGCAGGCTCTGCGGTACCGGCACCCCCCCCACCCCTGTGGAAGTGCACTTCCGGCTGCACACCTTCGAGGGCAGACCCTACGGCGTGGCCATCGCCCGCGACATCTCCGAGCGCATGGCCGCAGAACACAGGCTCAAGGCCTCCCTCAAGGAGAAGGAACTCCTGCTGCGCGAAGTGCACCACCGGGTAAAGAACAATTTGCAGGTGGTCTCCAGCTTCTTGTCCGTCCAGTCCCATTATTTCAAGGACCCGGACGACGTGGCCCTGCTCAAGGAAAGCCAGAACCGCATCCGGACCATCGCCTCGGTGCACGAACGGCTGTACGGCTCCGACGACCTGGCCACCGTGAACTTCTGCGAATACATGGAAGATCTGGCCACCCATCTGGCCCAGGTGTACCGCGTGCGGGGCCGCACGCTGGAGGTCAAGGTCACGCATTGCGCCGTGGGCCTGACCATCGAAAAGGCCATCCCCTGCGGGCTCATCATCAACGAGCTCGTCACCAACGCCATGACCCACGCCTTTGCCGGGCGCGATCACGGCACGGTGCTGCTCTCCTTCCTGCCCAGCGACGTGGGCACGGCCCTGCTGACCGTGACTGACGACGGCATAGGCCTGCCCGAAGGCATGGACGTGATGCAGACCGACTCCCTGGGCTTCGTCATCGTCCGGCTGCTCACCGGCCAGCTCAAGGGCACGCTCAAGGTGACCACCCGGCCCATTGCGCCGGGCACGCGCTTTGAGATCGAACTGCCGGCGGGTGTGGCCTCGACCCTGCTGCAATTCGAGTAGGCCACGCGCCGCGCGGGCGCGCAATGCCGTGCCGCGCCTGAAGAGAGAAGCCCCCTCCTGCGCAGAAACTCGATCAATACACTGATTTTTCTGGAGAATTTGTGCGCCCGGCGAACGGGCAAAAAAAAGCGCTCCCGTTCAGGGCGGGAGCGCTGCATCGACTTGGGTGGTGCCGAAGGGGAGAGTCGAACTCCCACGGCCTTGCGACCACTAGACCCTGAACCTAGCGTGTCTACCAATTCCACCACTTCGGCACTGGAGAGACGCTTCTATCCAACCCCCGGGTGCTTGGCAAGCACTTTTTTGCGGAACTCGCATTTTTTTCAAAATTTCTGTCCAATCGTCTCTGGACCTTCGCCGGTCTTGTCAGGCCACAGCAAGCTGTGCCACTTCAGCAGGCAGCGGGGGGCGCCATGCCCGCCAATTCCGCCGGCTTCAAAACCCGTGCAGGACCCTTGGGGCCGCACGGCATATGAGTGTTCAAATGTCCCTTGATTTGACCACGTTGTTGGTGATGAATCTGGTCATCTGCAGCGTCAGCGTCCTGGGCATCACCGTCATCTGGCTGCAGAATCGGCAGCGCTACGCCGGCATCACATGCTGGCTGGCCTCCATTGCCTTGCAGGCGGTCGGGTTGGGCGTGCTGCTCCTCGGGCACACCCCGCTTTCCGCCGGGCTCGCTCTTGCCGCGGGCGTGTGCCTGACCGGGGGCGGCCTGTTGCTGCTTGTGGGGCTGGAGCGTTTTCTGGAGTGCCCGGCCCCGCGTGCGCAGCGGCAGGGCCTGTTCGGCGTATTGGCCGCATGCCTGGTTGCCCTGGCGTATTTCGGCGTTGCCGGCGCGGCAGGCCATGGCCAGCAGCTGTCCATGGCGTTGGCGTCGCTGGTCATTGATGGGCATATCGCCTGGCTGTTGCTGGTCCGAACACCCCCGGAACTGCGCCCGGCCACCCGGGTGGCCGGTCTGGTCGTGTGCGGGTACCTGACCGCCGGCCTGCTGCGGCTTGGGTTGCACACGCTGCCCCTGCCGTTTTTGCACGCCGTCCGCGACACCAATGTGGTGGATGTGGTGAGCACCGTGGCCTACACCGTGCTCGGCGTCTGTCTGACCCTGAGTCTGGTGCTCATGGTCAACAGAAGACTGCTCCTGGATGTCACGCGGCAGGAGCAAACCTTCTCCAAAACCTTTCACCTGGCCCCGTACGGTCTGATGCTGACCCGTGCCAAGGACGGCCGCGTTCTGGAGGTCAACCAGAGCTTCGCCCGCATGCTGGGCACCACGTCCCAGGCGTTGCTGGGAAAGACCACACTGGAGCTGAAGCTGCTCGACTCTCCCGAAGCCCGGGCGCGGATGCTGGAGCCTCTTGTCCGCGGCGAGGGCATTGCCGGGCAGGAGGTGCAGTTCAAGACCACGGGCGGTGAACCCAAGACAGGCTTGCTGTATGCAGACACCCTGCGCCTTGGCAATACAGACTGCATCCTGACCAGTGTGGCAGACGTCACTGAGCTGAGCAACGCCAAGCGGGAACTTGAGATTCTGGCCACCCACGATGCCCTGACCGGCCTGCCCAACCGCATGTTGCTGTATGATCGATTCGCCCAGTGCCGGGCTCGGACTGCGCGCCATGGCGGCAAGCTCGCTGTCATGTCCCTGGACCTGGATTCCTTCAAAGACATCAATGACAGGCTTGGCCATCATGCCGGCGATGCCGTGCTGAAGGAGGCCGCCCGCCGCCTGGCCGCCGTGATCCGCACGGAAGATACGGCCTCCCGCTTTGGAGGCGACGAATTCGTGCTCTTGCTGGGAGACCTCACCTCGCCCGGAGATGCCGACCATGCGGCGGCCAAGGTGGTGCAGGCCCTCAATATGCCGGTGGAGGTGGATGGATGCGCGGTCGCCATTTCGGCCAGTGTGGGCGTGGCGCTGTATCCCGATCACGGCGAAGACATTGACACGCTGCTGCGCCGCTCCGACGAAGCCTTGTATTGGGTCAAAACCCGCGGCCGAAACGGGCACGCCTTGTATGCCACAGACACCCCACCCCTGCCCGACCTGTCTGCAGGCTGTCGCTGATATCTCCGCCGTGTCCCCAACCTTGCCGGCCACGATATTTTAGGGTAGCCAGAAATCCGGCTTCAGGCTGCGGCGCCGGGTCCGGCCCCGCCCTCCCACTTCCGTCTTTCCGCGCACCCCCGATCACACCATGCTCATCGCCCGCACCCGCCAGGAAATCACCCTGGATCTCTCCGCCGGAACATGCGTCACTATCGGCAACTTCGATGGCGTGCACAAGGGCCATCAGACCCTCATTGCCCGCGTCCTGGCCAAGGCCAGGGCCCGCGGCCTGGCATCCGTGGTGGCCACCTTCTGTCCGCACCCCCTGCAGGTGCTGGTGGGGCCGCACACGCCGCCCTTCATCACCGTGCGCGAACAGAAGCTGGACCTCATCGAGGCCATGGGCGTGGACATGACCATGCTGCTGGAATTCACCAAGGCCATGGCTGCCATGGAGCCCGAGCAGTTCGTCAGGACCTATCTGGTTGACTGGCTCAACTGCAAAGAGTTGGTGGTGGGCTACGACTGGTCCTTCGGCAAGGGCCGCAAGGGCAACTTCGAGGTCATCCAGGCCCTGGGCCAGCAGTACGGCTTCCACTGCGAGCGCATGCCGCCGGTGATGATTCACGATGCCGTGGTCAGCTCCACCCGTATCCGCGACCTCATCAAGGCCGGCGAGGTCTGGGAGGCGCGCTGCCTGCTGGGACGCTACTACGCCGTCCGCGGCACGGTGATTCACGGCCATAACCGCGGCGGCCGGCTGCTGGGCTTTCCCACAGCCAACCTGAAGCTGGAAAACGAGGTGCGGCCGCACAACGGCGTGTACGCCGTGTGGGTGAACGTCAACGGCAACTGGTCCAACCGGCTCGACGAGCCCGGCGGCACGGCCCTGGCCGGCGTGGCCAACATCGGCGTCAACCCCACCTTTGGCAACACCGATGTGAGCGTGGAAGTGCACCTCATGGACTTCGACGCCGACCTGTACGGCAAGGAAGTGCACATCCACTTTGTGCAGTTCATCCGGCCGGAACAGAAATTTCCCAACCTGGATGCCCTGGTGGCCCGCATCACCGACGATGTGGCCCTGGCCCGCCGTATCCTGGCCGAACCTGAAGCCAACTGCTGGGCTCCGGCCTAGGCGCGCCCATGTACCTGCGTGTGCAATTACGACGCTGGCTGCGGCATTGGCGCGCCCTGACGCGGACGTACCGACGCATCAGCTCGGTGCGCTGGCTCATCCTGGGCATCGGCGTGGGGGCGCTGGCCGGGCTGGTGGCGGCATCGTTCTTTTTTCTGGTGGAATATCTCCACCATCTTTTTCTTATTGAGTGGGCCGGCATGCCCCTGCCCCCGGCAGACGGCGAGGCCCTGTTCCATGGTCCGCCGGGGGACGTGTACCGCCCCTGGCTGGTGCCGGCCATGACCTGCCTGACCGGCCTTGTCACCGGCTGGCTGGTGCAGCGCTACATCCCCGAGACCATGCACGGCGGCACCGACGGCACCGACGGCATGATCAAGGCCTTCCACCAGCAGGGTGGCATCATCCGGCCGCTGGCGCCCCTCATCAAGGGAGCCACCAGCATCCTGACCCTGGCCACAGGGGGCAGCGCTGGCCGGGAGGGGCCCATCTCCCAGCTGGGGGCCGGGCTGGGGTCCTGGATTGCCGTGCGGCTCAAGCTCACGCCCAAGGAACGGCGCATCCTGCTGCTCACCGGTGCGGCCGGCGGCCTGGGGGCCATCTTCCGTGCGCCCATGGGCGGCGCGCTCACGGCCATCGAGGTGATCTACGCCGAGGATTTCGAGGCCGAGGCCGTGCTGCCTGCAGTGCTGTCGTCAGTGGCCGCATACACGGTGTTTGCCCTGATTTACGGGACAGATCCTTTGTTCGCCATCCCGCGGTTTCAGTTCACCAACTTCCTGGAGCTGCCGTTTTATCTGCTCCTGGCGGCCTTCTGCGCGGCCACTGGCTGGCTGTACGTGCGGACGTTCCGGTATCTTAAATATAATGTTTTCAACAAATTGATCGACAAGATCGGCCTGCCCGCCACGGCGGCCCTGGGTGGGTTGCTGGCCGGGCTGATGGGCGTGCAGTTCCCGCAGGTGCTCTCCGGCGGCTTCGGCTGGGTGGAGGAAGCCATCCTGGGCAACATGGCCGTCACGGCCATGCTGGCGGTGATCGTCCTCAAAATCATCGCCACGTCCTTCACCCTGGGTTCCGGCATGAGCGGCGGGATGTTCGCCCCGGCGCTGTTTGTGGGCGGCATGAGCGGCGGCGTGGTGGGCTTCACGGCGCACGCGCTGTTTCCGGCCACGGTGACGCAGCCCGGGGCCTTCGTGCTGGTGGGCATGGCGGCGTTCTTCGCCGGGGTGGCCAAGTCCCCCATCGGCCCCATTCTGATGGTCTGCGAGCTGACCCAGGGCTATGGCCTGCTGGCGCCGCTGATGCTCTCCTCGGCCCTGTGTCTGGTGTTCAACCGCAAGGTGCATCTGTACGAGAACCAGGTGGCCAACAAGTTCGAGTCCCCGGCCCATCGCACCGACGCCACCATCAACATTCTGGAGCAGCTGCGGGTGGAGGACCACTACTCCCCCGGCCCGGTGGTGGTGCTGGAAGAAGACGTGACCCTCAAGGCCCTGACGAACATCATCTGCCACACCAACCAGTTCTGCTTTCCCGTGCGCAATCAGGCCGGCAGCATCAAGGGCCTGCTGACCATGGATGACGTGCGGCGCGTGCTCTTCGAAGAGGCGCTGTTCGATCTGGTGCTGGTGCGCGATCTGCCCACGCGGCCCGTGCCGACCCTGACCCCCGAGGACGATCTGTACACCGCCCTGCTGGCCTTCGTGGGCCACAATGTGAGCCAGATCCCCGTGACGCCCATTGGCAATGGTGCGGAGATCCTGGGGCTCATCAACCGCGAGGACGTCTTCGCCGCCTACAATCAGGCCATTCGCAAGGTGCGGGAAGAGGGGTAGCGCAGGTTATCTTTGAGAGGAGTTCTCGGGGGAAGAACCTTTCTGTAGAAAGGTTNTGTCGGGGGAACACCTTTCTGAAGAAAGGTTCTTCCCCCGAACCCCCTTTCCAAAGACTTTTTATTGTGATTCAAGGTCACTTTCAAAGTTTTGGAAGGGGAGAGCGCGAGAGGGAAGGCCTTTGCAAAAGGTTTCTCCTCTCGCAAAGACCTTCCTCAAGCATCACATGCTCGAACCCCCTCAGCAGCCGATGGCGTCCGGCCCGTGGACCACGGCGGCCACCATCTCCAGGGCGCGGATGGGATCCGGATGCTGGAAGATGTTCCGGCCCACGCAGGCGCCCATGACACCGCACTCCAGGGCCACGTTCAGCTCCACCAGAAACTGCTCAAAGTCCTGACGCGCCGGCCCGCCAGCCACCAGCACCGGTGCCGGGCAGGCCTCCACGGCATCGGCAAAGGAGCGCGGATCCAGGGGCAGGGGCGTGCAGACGAGGTCCGCGCCCAGCTCGCCGCCCATGCGGATGGCGTGGCCGATGAGGCTGGGGTCGCGCTCGTTCACAATCTGCCCGCCGCGGGGATAGATGACGGCCATCACCGGCAGGCCGAGCTGGTGGGCATCCTCGCAGGCCGAGCCGAAGTCCGCCAGCATGCGGTCTTCGAGGTCGTTGCCGATGTTCAGGTGGATGCATACGGCGTCCGCCCCCACCCGCAGGGCCTCGCCCGGGCTGCAGACCAGGCTTTTCATGTACGTGGGCAGGCCGTGCTTGGTGCCGGCGGAAAGCTGGACCACCACCTGCACGTCCGAAGCCACCTTGGTGGCGTAGGCCCGGGCCATGCCGCGGTTGAGCACCACGCCCTGCACCGGGCGGGTGCCGATCTCCTCCAGCAGCCGGGTCATGTGCATCAGGCCGGGAAGCATGCCGTCGCTGGCGCCGTGATCCAGGGTAAGAACGAACGCCCGCCTGCTGGGGCTATTAAAAAATCGCTTGAGCCTGCGCATCACACCAATCATGAAGTCTGTCCTTGCAAAAATGAGATGAGAAACAACGGGAACGAAACGACGGTCAGGGCATGTTATCTTTGAAAAGATTTCTCGGGGGAAAACCTTTCTGAAGAAAGGTTCTTCCCCCGAACCCCNAGGTTTCCCCTCTCGCAGTGTCCTTTTTCAAAATTAAAATGCCCTAGCGGCCGGTCCACAGCGCCCGGGAGCCCTTGCCGTGCAGCCACCCAAGGGCCAAATCTCCGTACCACAACCCGGCGGCGCGTGTCTTGTCCTTGCCGGCGGGGGTCTCGGGCATCTGCATGGCCCGGCCCTCGAACAGGCCGGTCAGCTCGGCCAGGGAAGCCGCCTGCACCCGCGGCGGCATGGGCTGCCCGTGCGGATCCTGCAACCGGGGGATGAGACCCCAGGCGCGAGGATGCATCGTCAACCCCTTGGCGGTCAAGCGGCCCACGGGCACGCCCTGCCAGCGCAGGGCCGCGGCCAATCGCTCCAAGGCCAGGCGGGGCAGGAAGTGACAACTGCCGGAAAAATCATACACCTCGCCGTCCCAGGCGTCCGGATCAGCCCCGGCGGCGCGCAGGATGTCGGCATCCACCGGCTGCCCTGGCGGGGGCGACGGGCAATGCGACACGGTCGCCATCTCGCCCGGTTTGGTGAAACAGGCCAGGAAGAAGCCCTGGGCGCGGCTCTCCTCGCCATCCACCAGCAGGCAGTCCCGCGGGCCGAAGGGCGCCTCGGGCGTCTTGAAGACAAAGCCTGGCGGCGGGTCCACGGGGACCAGTTCCAGCGGCAACTGCTCCAGCGCCCAGGCCACCTGGCGCTCGTTCTCCTCCACATTGGTGGTGCAGGTGGAATAGACCAGCCGGCCGCCGGGAGCCAGCAGCCGGGCGGCCTCCCGCAGCAGCAGGCGCTGCAGGCCCACCAGGGGAGCCACCTTGTCGCCCCTCCACAAGGCGGCCACCTTGGGATGCTTCTCCACCGTGCCCCAGCCGCTGCAGGGCG
This sequence is a window from Megalodesulfovibrio gigas DSM 1382 = ATCC 19364. Protein-coding genes within it:
- a CDS encoding tetratricopeptide repeat protein; this translates as MTTDSKALEGYIAEQKNRLSANPQCGVTHYNLGVALLSRGDFLEAERAFRDAVTHSPTLVEAYVQLGGLALQSGDLEGCLNYNKMAAEGRPMFATPQGNIGFVYMQMGEPSKAARALERAVKLDPNFIQALATLGNAYMMEGDLERAEKVLRQALDKEPMFGPAWNNLALVLLERGEHANALECIDKAVATGYDVRPELLEEVAPYRSQAQPA
- a CDS encoding ferredoxin, which gives rise to MGYRVLVDLDKCVGDGDCADVCPVGVFVLQDDHAVAVHPEECLGCESCVEVCESGAIVIEEP
- a CDS encoding universal stress protein — its product is MNRHFLVTVSDDPQAMHAIRFLGHFFHRKDGLECTLFYVAPRDHDSPTAMIKPDARELAKGTAALEAARDKLHHMGWPAEHLHIKTMTQRQSRAMEIVDEASRGRYDAVVLGRRGITSFEAFMGSSISHEILEERISFPLWLCRMPEASRTGVLCCVDGSEQSLRIVDHAGFVLAGHHEHPITLCCVENGQRPEVETLFARCREILEQHGVPAHMIHDKRLQGDSPARALRAELQAGGYAVIAMGRTGAGGGALRKLFFGSVSSDLIQTAPPATVWISR
- a CDS encoding DVU0298 family protein, producing the protein MAGRRLKAELKTLLQQDDWFERLHARLDASAAPEGERLAPAAVLGSLFSFLLLDGVVRWRAATAVGMAVAVLCGTPRKGEASGGVSGKVEAGRDILRRLMWNLNEESGNVAWGAPEAMAECLAQHPWLAEEYHNILISYIDNTIHHGLWLDLPLLRRGAVWGVSRLCCARPDLMARAGRPLMAALQDCEDPEIPGLAAWGLGCLRWQEARPALTALASSPVPVTWYHDGEIVQTTVGTLAGQALAALGDA
- a CDS encoding HD domain-containing protein, which encodes MEGRCSKLHTLVDAEDPAAVLAEVQLLLDAMAMPEMLPQTAQIYRDVVRLFHGEYPGYRASNTKYHNLEHTSAVLLAAIRLAHGAQAEGLALSARGVGLLMTCALFHDAGLIQTEDDTEGTGAKYTVGHEARSIRMLAEYAAAHNLPEEDARDGAHIIACTIMDKAVAEIPFRTEELAALGRMLGVADLYAQMADRAYLEKLFLLYREFEEAGVAGFDSELMLLEKTEGFYENIVKRRLAEELGSMHRLMRSHFRVRHGLDADPYEEAIRKNIEYLKLVLEETRRIYRERFRRGGIIW
- a CDS encoding Uma2 family endonuclease, with product MPTVEPDAPESTARQHEHVRMALAGALTFALAGSPCRVLASPCVGPSVILANDAVCTLLDASEHGGVQPDLAVICEHEPRLPVLVVEVQTPDTLLRDTTRRLALYEALKVREYWIVDVMGQLVHGFALNHEEKYKLFQSAAPGETMESKILPHVSLPAWEGWLTKPNC
- a CDS encoding YkgJ family cysteine cluster protein, whose product is MDFTPFFAKYEALVAEADAAFRAVAAREPQAVQCAEGCSDCCHALFDLTLIEAIYLNFQFNRLYQGAPRAKILTRADKADRENHLFKRKIFKASEDGVPAVEILNEVARQRIRCPLLNEEDRCDLYAFRPVTCRIYGAPVAIAGEASSCGKSGFQKGGSYPTINMDRLQNRLLMLSQEMVDAMHTKHMRLAEMLAPVSMVLMNTYDREYLGLKEKGCGDSGDSFTWTLGSSQRGAAAADAFGAAPLRQDKEEADGQG